The Apus apus isolate bApuApu2 chromosome 1, bApuApu2.pri.cur, whole genome shotgun sequence nucleotide sequence AAGTTGAtgagttgttttcttctgattatAATTCATACAGATAAATATCGATCACACtagcctttaaaaaataaacatttttatgtttatgAATAAAACATTAGTTAAACTCCAGCTAGCACATTTGCATGTACTTTTCAAGCAGATTCACTTTTTTGtataaagtaaaaatgtttattacGGTGTTGCTCATATTTTATATCTTGACCACAACTTGCATGAAAAATAGGACACTACTGTTAACATCTACATCTTGCTTTTACAATATTGGGCCAATACAGTGAACTTTTTATTATATCCAGTTCCTTCCCCATTTCATCAGTTAATAGAAATTGAATTCTTTTTGTAAGCTGCTAAAGATTGAAAAGTTATAAACTGCAAAAACCTCAGTTTACAAGGTCTGTTTAAAAGTGTTTCTCatggtgattttatttttggcaCCAATTTAAGCACAAGATGTTCAGTCTGACAGGTGCAACTTTTGTGTACTTTTATGCAtcatctgaaataattaatgCAGAATGCAGAACTAAATTATGTAGTTCTAAACAGCCTAAAATGTCATGATGTGTGCATTACATGTAATGAAtacaaagaaagtaattttaacttATTGCATAGTATCCAGGGATGGTAATTCTCAGATTTAAGAAGTGTGACTATAGTGAAGTGCAAGCCACTTCTAAAATGAATTTTTGTGAACAGCAAATGCTTTTAATAGCTCTGTCAATATGGTTACATTTCTGGTTGTAATTCACATGACACCTCTCTCCCTTTTACCTTTGACATGTAAGAATTATGTTTTCAACAAGTTAGAGCCGTCCATAACTGAACTGCTACCTAAGCTGTAACTCCCTAAGTTCACTCAACAATCTTTTGTGGAGAAGTATGTTGAATTGTGAAGTTTTGAAATGCTGCATAAAGCAAATGAATTCCATTTATTCAAGAAATTACTGCAAGTGGTAACTGGCTCTGTAATGTCATGTAAAGTTTCCACagtgttaatttgttttttgaaatGTTAAGACTTTaagtttcacaaaaaaaatcagcttggTTATGTGTGAGTGCcaagaaatgtgatttttaatacTTAATGCAAGACTTTAAAAATCCATGCTGTTAACAATCTGGttattaaataaatagatgACACACAAAATTATCCCAGAAGTAAAGTTTTGAACTGACTTGTAGTTCAGGTGCCAGAACTAACCTGCTCTTACAAGTTAGTAGTGTAACTACTTATATTTGCACAGCCTTACATGTTTGCACTTGCCCTTATGCAATTCTGCATTGTTGGTTCTTGTATAGTTGCATAAGTAACACTGTAGACAGACTGCTAGTGGTCATGAAtggtttttaaaacagtttgttGTCTGGAATTGAACTAAAATAACCAAAATGCTAATATTACTGctgccattaaaataaattaatggggAAGCTactgaaaaaagctgagaaTGGGAAGGCAGCAACTGAAAAATTCCAAGATTAGACTGATGGTTTACAAGTGTCTTCTTGTTAACCTTAGTTTAAACTGGAAGTATTTTGGTCATCAATGCAGAAATTCCAACTAACAACTTGCTACCTAGTGACACACACAATCATGGGGGAGAAAAACCACTGTAGCTAAGTCTAGGTAAGTAAATGTTCAACATGAATACCAAATCTGTGTGTTGTACTActgtaaataaaacacagttatCCCTATGTGAACAGAGTTTGTCAATAAATTACTTGGGGTTTTTAGTAGTCAGTTTCAAATTTCACTTGGTGGAATAGATGGGTAGGTGGGCTGTCTGTGTGCTTCAAACTGTATTCTGAACTAAATGTAATAAAACTTACCTAAAACTTGCCTTTACCCTATGCTTTATGGAGGACTGACTTTGAAAGATGGTAGATTGGACATTCCAAACTTGAGTCCCTGCTTGAAAGATACAGCAGGGGAAACAACTTGCCAGTCTGTTGTGTCCCTGTTGGTAACTTGAGTTATCTcgagcaggtttttttccagttaaatcCTTTAGCTATGAGAGCAATTGCTAGCTAGTCTTTTCTGGAGATACTGAAGATCTCAAAGGCATCTGCTTTTTAACATGTTAACAGTTAAAATCTGTGCTTTGAGGTGAGCACTAGATGATTAATACTTCaaaatgtaagagaaaaacGTATCAGACAACCTGAATGTGGTTTTAGGCTTGGTGATGTGCTCCAGTAGGTCCTTTTTAGTTTACTTGCTGCATGCACCTTCAGCCTTTACCTCATCAGTGCTAGCAACTACAATGTTAAACTCTTAAGTCCTTGAGGTTTATTTCTGTCTCAGTGTgttggtgcttttttttaatatctggcCCAAATGATTACTTTTCTTGCACTTCCAAATCACACATTTGTAGAGATGTTAAATACTTTGTTACTACTTGTTtacactggaacaagctgttTCTGATTACCTGACCATACCTATTTTAGGGTATATGAGAAACAAGACCAGGCTAAGAAAGAACACTTGGTTTTTTTGGACATCCTTGATTCACAGCCTCAGTGTTCAAATGTTCAGTTGCAATACCCTGTACAGTCATGAAAAGTAGTGCTTTAGTCCAGCTGGTTCTTTGGAAAGGGTCAGGGAAGAGTTTGGATTGCTAGGAGTTGGTCAGAAGGAAGCACAGACTAAATTTCTTGGCATTTATGGATCTTATTAAAATCTTGTATGCAAAGAATTTAATtccctattttattttgtatttgtaaaaataaataaaaacctttgAATACTCGAACAAAGTGGGTactaatgctttaaaaaaaaaaaaaggctgaaatttGTGGATGTATGTGTATCTTCACCATTTGGAgattaaggaaaaaagtaaGGAGGGAGACATGAAACATTACTTACTCTACTAGTTTATTTTCTGCAACTACAAAGTATCTGTCAAATCTGATCTGTTTTATGTGGAGGCCAACATGGGTGTGTACTGGTATGTTTGTTCCCAGGTGCATGTTTCTGTATTGCTTTAACATTTACGCCATTTATGGAACAATGCAACTATGTTAAGTGGATTAACATTACTTTTGTTTCccactttatttttgtttccctctttCAACCCTTCTCATATCAAAGCTgtgctttttcctccttatgCATTCTCTAGGATAGAGCTGATCATCACTGCAGCTTAAGGCAAAGTAACAAGCAACACAAAGTAGTCCTGAAAGCTAACAGGATCTTTAGAGCCTTTTTAAAGGTAGGAATGACTCAActactttgtatttttctttatataagaGAGATTGAGAGATCTCATTATCAGGCAAGTAAGTGGGATCTAGAAACTGAAACTCCATGTGGTAAGCTACTGAAAGTGCTACCCTATTACAGTTGAATAATCTAAGGAAACTGTGATATGTAAGCAGCAAGCCACTATAATTTATTACTAATGAAACATTAACAGGCAAATCAAGCCAACATCAAGTTGATGAAcatcaaatgaaataaaaaaatcaaaccacctacagaaaaaaattccccacACAACTATAAGATATCTAGATTCCTGAGTTTCCCCATTCTTCTTGTAGGCTGGGTAGTCTGAAAGCAGCTCTAATAACATGACTGACTTTAACAACCAAAGAGGTGGAGATGAGTTACCACACTCAGGCAGCCAAGTGGCCCCTTGTGGCTGCTGTGAGTGCAAAACTATTGTCCAGGAGTTTCATGGAATAGGAGATTATTCTCCTTGGCCCAAGAGTGAGGATTACCCTAAACAATGAAAACAGCACTGCATCCAAGCCCCAAAGTTACAGTAATCAATAAGCTCATAAAGGACTTCCTATGTATTTGCACTGGGACAGGGAGTATTCCTTAATAAACAAGTTCAGAGTCATCCAGCTACATTACTGTATTCCAAGTCACTGAATCAATTCTAAGTAATGCAGATATGGGCTTGTACTACAAATAATCTTGGTAACCACCTGGGTTTTGTTGTTCAGGTGACTTGGCTTTAAGTACTGTGGCACCTATACAATCCAATCCCAAACTGCATCATGGAAACAAACTTTACCAAGGTGGTGTACTCCATGCTTGGTTGATTCCAGCTGTAGTGGCAAGTAATAAAAATGGGTGGAGGTGTTTCAGAGCAATAAAGCAATCTACCTTTAAGTGTAGATGCTGCTATTCTACCAACTCAACATACATTTTCACTTTCCTGCTGTCTTTGCAAGAATGAGGAAGATATGATCCAAAATGTTGGCTAGGCTATCAGCAGTTAGatcattttctgctctttcatgaagaaatgcagcttttgcACATGGCCCTGACTGAAGGGtctgaattttttaattgcaaaagcACTATAGCTTCTGTCACGTTTCCTGGTCCAGATACCCTTGTGTTGCCTTTTCACCTTAAAAAAGCTTCCATGTACATGCTTCAAATCTTCTGATGTAATATACTACCTTGCAACTGACTAGAGAGCCCACAAAAGTAGGGCCAGAATATACCTTCAATAAAGACTCTAGATAGCACAGATGCAACCTTCTAGTTCACAGGACTGAAGAAGCATAATGAGTGTCACCCACATGTTAAGCCATGGTAAGCACACAGAAGGCACAAAAGGGATTAGTAAGGCTGATTCATAAGCTTTGAAAGACACTATTGAAAGATACTCTTTTACATTTCAAGAAGTGAATTTGCTCTGTATTATCACACAAAGGCTAGAAAGCATTTTTGCAACGTGGCCCAGTACATAACCAATAAGAAGCTTACATATTGGGGCTTAATCATTCAACTCATTTATTGTGAATCTCCTGTAGCTTCTTTCAAAGCAAAcctgtccagaaaaaaaaaaaaagttggttgTAGGTTGGTTGTCCTTACCCACTGATGCAGGTTTCTCTGTTAGCATGAAGTCAAACTGGACAGCAGTATGCATCCTCTGTAAGAAGTCCTGGTTTTGAGTCTGCTTTTGCTCATCTTGCTGTGCATTATGTTGTAAAGTACCTGGCTACTGTTCTGCAATGCAGAAGGTTGTtaaaggaagggaagagcatCTCCATCTTTGGACTTCGAAATGAATTTCATCTTCTTATGCATATCCTCTTCTAAATGGTGCTTCAAATAAAGTAACGTTTCTAAAAATCTCTTCAGTGTTGTAACTTGGCTGCCTTTATTTGAACTCTGTTGGTATATTTAAGAATACACCTGTGAGCTGCGTAATAATGCACAGTGTAGAAACATCTTCAAGTACCTCTTCGAGCAACAGAGTCAAAAGGATATGTTGTTTTAGGGAGATGTTCTGTTGTCACAACTGCAGCCATTTTATGATgtagtaatttttctttccaatccTAAGCAATGATACTCCATTCTTGAGAATATGCTGTCCGAGAATAAGAACAGTCTCAGGATTTGTTACTCGAATCCCATTTATTGAAACTCCACCATTTGTAATTTTCTGGtaccttaaaaacaaacaaacaaacaagaaagacaACAAGTAGTAATTGTAAGAAGCAgctatttatttctgttaagaATTGAAAGTTcagttagggtttttttggttggatCCCTAATTGAGTAAGTTTTCATTCTCTTGCACTTTACTTTCAGTCCAGGTCAAGAGTGACTGAAATTAACCACCACTTCCATTCTTTCTGAGAGGTGTAAGAAAACTTGGGCTGTTGCCTTAGACTGTCCCTTCATCATGTGTAGATTTTAGAGCTAAGGTACATAAGACTGCACTATCCTACACTTCAAAATGGAATGaggctgcctgctcccctcctctTTAATGCTGGTATGTAGATTCTTAGCCTGTTTCTACTTGATTTGGTTGTCCTAATTGTTTAACTTCTGAAAGCATACCACTACAACCTGTTTACATGAGGTAATACTGAAGAGCACAGGTGATAACATACCCACTGGGTCCATCTGGAATGGCATTTGCTTTGCGACACAAGTCAAGAATACTCATTCCAGGTTCAAGCATCAATTCAGCTGAAGGAGCTTGTCTAAAAAGTTCCTGTAACTCCTCGTCAGACATAGCTTCGAGAGCTTCCAAGTTGCTGTAATAAAGGGCCTTGGTGCACCTGTGAGAAGAAAGATGATTCAAAATGCAGTGCAAGTCTCATCTTCAAACGAAGTGCTACTCAACTAATCAgatttccttccccagcttcttcTGAGGGTCCACACAGTAACAGAAGCATTTCAATTACACccaattttttttacataatccACTGCAGtgcaatttttaaatattcttactgtatttttaagtctACAGAAtgactgtatttttctctttgaatagCTGAGCAACAAACTAAGTGGAAATAGTCCCTGAAAAGCTATGGATAATTACCACTGaataaatctgaaagaaaactgctCAACAAACCAAACTTCACCTCTTAGCAGATTCTAGCCCCTCTCTACCATGAACAAGCTTGGTTACTTCTGCAGCAAGTCGCTTCTGGGGGCCCCATTTCTCAGGTTCTCTAGCATGCATTTCCATGACGTGATCAATCTCCTCAAGAGGAAGGAAGGTGAAGAGTTTCAGGTATCTACAAGCAAGGAAAAGAGTATTTTGTCTCTATATCCATCCTTCCAGATTTCCTGCCTTTGTCATTGCAACTTCATTAACTACGTTAAAATGATTCTTAATCCATTTAAGAAATTGTTATTACAGATACTGTTCCAAACAACTCATTGCTTTTGCTCACATGCTTCAGTTTAACCAGGATGACTCACGTTATTTAATATCCCACTTAGGGTAATGTCTTCAGATACAAGatagtgtcaaatgcttttataaagcttttatttccatCAACAACTTGGTTTctcttcaagtattttttttacaggattTCAATTGTGTTATATTCTTAGTAGTTGCACAACATGCTGATGCAAAATGCCAGTGCCATTCTGTGGTCACAGAAATATGCTACACATTCTCAACAGGAACATTATTAGAATAATCAAAAATTAAAGGTGTGTCTAAGCATAGTTCATTTTAACAGGCTTGCAGCAGTATGATATTCAGTGTATTAAAAAGGTACCTGTACTGTTACAAAATCTGAACGCATGAGGCATTTTAATGTTAAGTACCCACACACTCTTCTTACCAGTCTGTAAAGTGTGGTGCAGAACTTAACTTTGAAATATCAGGACGTTATCCTTTGAGAGTGGTAACAAAGTTATGAGACAGGCCACAATATGAAAGGAAATTACCTGAGGTTTATGAAAACTGGGATTTGACAGTGATACTGgagtttaaagaaaagcagattgAAAAGAGAACATACAGCAGTTTATTAAGCTTAACATAATGCCCTGAATAAAGCTACGGTACTGTAAGTTTATACCTCATAAGATAAAGTCACCCCAGAATGCGCTGTGCTTTGCTTCTTTGTTCATCCACATTCTAATCTGATGATGCATGTACCACCATATGGAGACAGGCTCCTCTACCCTGTATACTTATGAACCAGTCGTGCATGTTTATTTTATGAACATGCAGTTTCCATTAATACAGCTGCCTACAAGGAACTCGTGTTGCACATATCCACACAAAACAGTTACGATCAGGTTCTATAAACAATGacaaaaagcaagacaaaggAAAACTACTTACTTTTCAACTACGTTATCTTGTTGTCTGACAAAAAACTGATACAGCTCAAATGGAGAAGTTTTATCTCTGTTCAGCCAAACTGCATTGCCAGCAGTCTTTCCCAGTTTATCTCCCGTAGTGCTGGTAATAAGAGGTACAGTAATTCCAAACACATCTGTTCCTGTCATTCTGAGAAAGAAGAGTCACTGCATgttaatgaaatttttttttttaaaaaattacagcttgGTAAAATTGAATGAAAATATAATCGTTCTGTAAACCCTGTCCTTGATTTATAGCATTTAAATAAGTCAGAATGGTGAGGGGCAAAAGATGCCAGAACACTTTTGTGAAGAGTGCTTTTGGGGGTTAAAAAACAGCCAACCTTGAACTTAAAAATGTtaagttttttttgtgtgtaaaaaGTCTGCATACTTTAAATAAGTAGTTTCATGAGCAACAACACTAGCAAAGAGCATCCTGGTATATTTTGCCTGAAGTACTGCTGGAAGGTGCTTGTGTTGGTGGGACACCTGTAaggcttttctgtgctgattcTCTGAAGTCTTGTAATGGTCAAGCACATACTGAAGTAGAAGCCTTGCCACGTCCACACTGATTTGCTCACATACTTATGTGAATTTTCTAAGCCTCCTACCAAATTTGGTGGATAAGCAAAAGCTCACCACTGTGATGCTTTGTTATATTTCTAAGAAACGCAACGGCCTTTATCCAGATACCACAACCGCCTCTACTTTGGTGTGACTACACTGGAACGCATTCGCCAGCAGGAGACTTGTATCGATTTTGCCCCCCCGTTTCAGGACACCCGATGTCGGTTCTCGGGCAAAGGCTCACTGAAACAAGAACCCATCCCTTCCGTTAAAAACCTATTAATGTTTTGCGGCAAAGGCTTAAAGCCACGGCCGAAAGGCCTTTATGTGCCAGGCTCGTGGTCAGCACAATCACCTTCCCCTCCCCTATCCCGCAGTTTTGCCTAATGCCAGCTCTCCCACGGGTGACCCCAGCTCCCGCCGCGTTAGGCACCGCCGGCACCACGTCCCACGGCGTCAGGAACCCCACGCCCCGACCCCGAGCacccccgccgccgcccgggcgGGGCCCCGCGGGGCCGACCCACCCtccggcccgcccggcccggcccggcccgcccccgccccgccgtaCTTGGTGACGAGCTCGTAGCCAGACATGATGTTGCCCATCTGGTCGGCTCCCCCCACCTGGACGCGGCAGCcgtggtgctggtggaggtgCAGGAAGTCGTAGGCCTGCAGCGCCGGGTACAGGAACTCGGCCAGGCTCATGCCCTCGGCGCTGCGCAGCCgggcctggcagctctgccGGCTCAGCAGCGTGCCCATCCgcagccgcccgcccgccccgccgaggAACTCGAGCAGCGGCTGCCGGCCCAGCCAGCTGGCGTTGTCCAGCAGCAGGGCCCGGCCCAGCCTcccgccgccctccccgccCCAGAACAGCTCCCGGTGGTTCCGGAACAGCCGCTCCAGCCCGCCCCGCAACCCCCGCGCGTGCGCCCGCACCCGCTCGGCCGGCGGCGGCTCCCGCGCGCGCTCCCGGCCGCTGGGGTCGCCCAGCCGCGCGGTGGCCCCGCCCACCACGGCGATGACGTCGTGCCCCGCGCGCTGGAAGTGGAGCAGCGCCATGAGCGGCAGCAGGTGCCCGACGTGCAGCGAGTCGGCCGAGGGGTCGAAGCCGCAGTAGGCGGCGAGGGGCGGGCGGCCCGGCTCCAGCAGCCCCGGCAGCTGCTCCTCCGCGCTCTGCTCCGGGAACACCTCCTGGAAGAGGCCGCGCTCGCACTGCGCCGCCAGCAGGCCTCCGGcgccccgggcccgccgcgGCTGCTGGTGGGCTCGGCGCcggagcgggagcgggagcagCGGGGCCCGGAGCAGGGCTCGGCGCAGGCCGCCGCACCGCCCGGCCAGCGCGGGCGCCGCCATCCTGCCTGCCGCGGGGCAGGCtgggagcggggcggggcgcccGGTGACGGCGGGAAGGGGCGGGTTGTTGCTGCTACGTGCTCGGGGCCGAGGGGcttttggttgggtttgtcgTCGGAGAAGGATGGTTCGACACGCAAAGCGAGTCCCATCTTCACGCGGGGGGTTACTCAGCCCCTTCCCAAGCGGCTTCTGAGGGCCCGCAGAGTGACACAAGGACTTAGAGCACAtcccaagattttttttattgttggcCGCTGCgctgcatttttttatatagttactgtatttttatttcttttttctttttttttttaattattttttattcagcagcaaagcaagccaacaggatgctgggctgcatcaacaagggcatcaccagcagagatgaaGAAGTCACCATCCCGCTCTGCTCGGCATGTGTCAGGTCACACCTGggatactgtgttcagttctgatCTCTGCAGTACGAGAAAGATccagacagactggagagggtccagagaagggccacaaagatgatcaaaggactgggaagccataggaggaaaggctgagaaaactgggtttgttcagacttgagaaaagaaggcttaggggagaccttatcactatgttccagtacttaaagagTGGCTACCAAGAAGTTGGAGaatccctttttacaaggagtcacatagAAAAGAGGGGTAAAgggtgcaagttactcctgAGGAGATCCTGACTGGGTCATTatgaaaaatccatttttcagTATGAGGACAGCTGGACACTGGAATAATCTGCCCAGGAAATagtggattccccaacactggacgCTTTTAAGACTCAGTTTGGCAAGGAGTTGGGTCATCTcatctaaaccatgttcctaccTTGAAAGGGTGGGCTAGATGATCCTTGAGTTCCCTTCCAATCTATCAGTCTATGATTAAGTCTACACAATTactatatttttctctttgaatagCTGAGCAACAAACTAAGTGGAAATAGTACCTGAAAAGCTATGGATAATTACCACTGaataaatctgaaagaaaactgctCAACAAATCAAACTTCACCTCTTAGCAGATTCTAGCCCCTCTCTATCATGAACAAGCTTGGTTACTTCTGCAGCAAGTCACTTCTGGGGGTCCCATTTCTCAGGTTCTCTAGCATGCATTTCCATGACGTGATTGATCTCCTCAAGAGGAAGGAAGGTGAAGAGTTTCAGGTATCTACAAGCAAGGAAAAGAGTATTTTGTCTCTATATCCATCCTTCCAGATTTCCTGCCTTTGTCATTCCAACTTCATTAACTACATTAAAATGATTCTTAATCCATTTAAGAAATTCTTATTACAGATACTGTTCCAAACAAGTCATTGCTTTTGCTCACATCCTTCGTTTTAACCAGGAAGACTCATATTATTTAATATCCCACTTAGGGTAATGTCTTCAGATACAAGatagtgtcaaatgcttttatAAAGC carries:
- the YARS2 gene encoding tyrosine--tRNA ligase, mitochondrial produces the protein MAAPALAGRCGGLRRALLRAPLLPLPLRRRAHQQPRRARGAGGLLAAQCERGLFQEVFPEQSAEEQLPGLLEPGRPPLAAYCGFDPSADSLHVGHLLPLMALLHFQRAGHDVIAVVGGATARLGDPSGRERAREPPPAERVRAHARGLRGGLERLFRNHRELFWGGEGGGRLGRALLLDNASWLGRQPLLEFLGGAGGRLRMGTLLSRQSCQARLRSAEGMSLAEFLYPALQAYDFLHLHQHHGCRVQVGGADQMGNIMSGYELVTKMTGTDVFGITVPLITSTTGDKLGKTAGNAVWLNRDKTSPFELYQFFVRQQDNVVEKYLKLFTFLPLEEIDHVMEMHAREPEKWGPQKRLAAEVTKLVHGREGLESAKRCTKALYYSNLEALEAMSDEELQELFRQAPSAELMLEPGMSILDLCRKANAIPDGPSGYQKITNGGVSINGIRVTNPETVLILGQHILKNGVSLLRIGKKNYYIIKWLQL